The proteins below are encoded in one region of Drosophila santomea strain STO CAGO 1482 chromosome 2R, Prin_Dsan_1.1, whole genome shotgun sequence:
- the LOC120446812 gene encoding kinesin-like protein KIF12 isoform X1, with translation MVRRASSVPHLNSSGGSSADSAGTSGSRRGRAPVAGSRGRKTPSTTSTGQSQRQSSGSSSSMPRSRSLTNGMRRLSPQKGTSSGSGGGAGGGGSSRNTPYFLRSRENEIGSADTLEIVASKSTGSEECSTPEDNINVVVRVRPLNDKEKRDRHGSTLQFPGNGQVILEGNDMGQKRSHNRDSVRVFTYNVVFEPGATQEDILDYSGIKRIIEMGIEGFSCTAFCYGQTGSGKTHTLTGPPDLFVGKPNPKDPRHGLIFRSFLYLFQLIKNRKDVNYVLKASFMEIYNERVIDLLNPGSARKPLAVRWSKKSGGFFVENLFTVDCEELDDLLAVLEEGMRNRAVGSHAMNDHSSRSHTILTVHILSDQQTDGGVFLSKHGKINFVDLAGSELTKKTMSEGKTLEEANNINKSLMVLGYCISSLSDSKKRTGHIPYRDSQLTKLLADSLAGNGVTLMIACVSPAHYNHAETLNTLRYASRAKRIRTKPVIKMDPREALILSLKRDIHALQMENDHLKAALNLHHQAAPNGEPAENLLELQLDRVSSGGGIPVPKVDLQRLPELDGSELAELVKLYMVENESLRQENNHLFTVRETILRDQEIVCRENERLLKKLEDVNKVCVRSPLIPARPALSPTTGKETPGTEIWTNPEPLQSPPGPDLPIEQRMSENADRRTDTAQKRIDQKRIAKNILIMANAFRKPDSDITKELNLNPEEAHAKQLTEFMPDMLT, from the exons ATGGTTCGCCGGGCCTCAAGTGTTCCTCATCTGAATAGTAGTGGCGGCAGCAGTGCGGACAGCGCCGGTACGTCGGGCAGTCGCCGTGGTCGGGCCCCAGTGGCCGGCTCCCGCGGCCGCAAGACGCCATCGACCACATCCACTGGCCAGAGTCAGCGGCAGAGTtccggcagcagcagcagtatgCCACGATCCCGCAGTCTGACCAACGGCATGCGGCGCCTTAGTCCGCAGAAGGGAACtagcagtggcagtggcggtGGCGCCGGAGGAGGAGGTAGCTCCCGGAATACGCCGTATTTCCTCCGTTCACGCGAGAATGA GATTGGGAGCGCTGACACGCTGGAAATCGTGGCCTCCAAGTCCACGGGTAGCGAGGAGTGCTCAACGCCGGAGGACAATATCAATGTGGTGGTACGAGTGCGTCCTTTGAACGACAAGGAGAAAAGAGATCGACATGGGTCCACGCTTCAGTTTCCCGGAAACGGCCAGGTTATT CTGGAAGGCAACGATATGGGCCAGAAAAGGTCACATAATCGAGATAGTGTGCGGGTTTTCACCTACAACGTGGTCTTTGAGCCGGGCGCCACGCAGGAGGACATTCTGGACTACTCGGGCATAAAGCGCATCATTGAAATGGGCATCGAAGGATTCAGTTGCACCGCTTTTTGTTACGGCCAAACAGGATCCGGCAAAACGCACACCCTTACCGGACCTCCGGATTTG TTCGTTGGCAAGCCGAATCCCAAGGATCCGCGACATGGCCTCATCTTCCGCTCGTTTTTGTATCTCTTCCAATTGATTAAGAATCGCAAGGACGTCAATTACGTGCTAAAAGCCTCCTTCATGGAAATCTACAATGAGCGG GTAATCGATTTGCTCAACCCGGGAAGTGCACGAAAACCGTTGGCGGTGCGCTGGTCCAAGAAATCTGGGGGTTTCTTTGTGGAGAACCTATTCACGGTGGACTGCGAAGAATTGGATGACCTTCTGGCCGTCCTGGAAGAAG GTATGAGAAATCGTGCTGTTGGCTCTCATGCCATGAACGACCACTCCTCGCGGTCTCACACAATATTGACCGTTCACATCCTGTCCGATCAGCAAACGGATGGTGGGGTGTTCCTTTCCAAGCACGGAAAAATCAACTTTGTGGACCTGGCTGGCAGTGAGTTAACCAAGAAGACGATGAGCGAAGGGAAAACCCTGGAAGAGGCCAATAACATTAACAAGAGTCTTATGGTCCTCGGCTACTGTATCTCCTCGTTGAGCGACTCCAAGAAAAGGACAGGTCACATACCGTACCGAGATAGCCAGCTCACCAAACTGTTGGCCGACAGTCTGGCGGGGAATGGTGTCACCTTGATGATCGCTTGCGTTTCCCCCGCCCACTATAATCATGCGGAAACTCTGAACACCTTGCGATATGCCTCGCGGGCGAAGAGGATACGCACCAAGCCAGTGATAAAGATGGATCCGAGGGAGGCGCTGATTCTCAGTCTAAAGCGTGACATTCATGCACTCCAAATGGAGAATGATCACCTCAAGGCGGCCCTGAATCTACATCATCAAGCAGCTCCGAATGGCGAACCGGCTGAGAATCTTCTGGAGCTTCAACTGGATAGAGTGAGCAGCGGTGGTGGAATACCAGTGCCCAAAGTTGATCTGCAGCGATTACCAGAGCTAGATGGCTCCGAGCTAGCCGAACTCGTTAAACTCTACATGGTGGAGAACGAATCCCTGAGGCAGGAGAATAATCATCTGTTCACCGTTCGCGAAACAATTCTAAGGGATCAGGAGATTGTCTGTCGTGAAAACGAGCGGCTGCTAAAGAAACTGGAGGATGTCAATAA AGTCTGTGTGCGTTCACCGTTGATACCAGCACGTCCGGCTTTATCTCCAACGACAGGAAAGGAAACACCTGGCACTGAGATCTGGACAAATCCAGAACCGCTTCAATCTCCACCAGGACCAGATCTACCAATAGAGCAGCGAATGTCAGAGAATGCCGATAGAAGGACCGATACGGCTCAAAAGCGTATCGATCAGAAGAGAATAGCCAAGAACATTCTGATTATGGCCAATGCATTTCGGAAACCGGACTCAGACATAACCAAGGAGTTGAACCTTAATCCGGAGGAGGCGCATGCTAAGCAGCTAACAGAGTTCATGCCAGA
- the LOC120446812 gene encoding kinesin-like protein KIF12 isoform X2 produces the protein MVRRASSVPHLNSSGGSSADSAGTSGSRRGRAPVAGSRGRKTPSTTSTGQSQRQSSGSSSSMPRSRSLTNGMRRLSPQKGTSSGSGGGAGGGGSSRNTPYFLRSRENEIGSADTLEIVASKSTGSEECSTPEDNINVVVRVRPLNDKEKRDRHGSTLQFPGNGQVILEGNDMGQKRSHNRDSVRVFTYNVVFEPGATQEDILDYSGIKRIIEMGIEGFSCTAFCYGQTGSGKTHTLTGPPDLFVGKPNPKDPRHGLIFRSFLYLFQLIKNRKDVNYVLKASFMEIYNERVIDLLNPGSARKPLAVRWSKKSGGFFVENLFTVDCEELDDLLAVLEEGMRNRAVGSHAMNDHSSRSHTILTVHILSDQQTDGGVFLSKHGKINFVDLAGSELTKKTMSEGKTLEEANNINKSLMVLGYCISSLSDSKKRTGHIPYRDSQLTKLLADSLAGNGVTLMIACVSPAHYNHAETLNTLRYASRAKRIRTKPVIKMDPREALILSLKRDIHALQMENDHLKAALNLHHQAAPNGEPAENLLELQLDRVSSGGGIPVPKVDLQRLPELDGSELAELVKLYMVENESLRQENNHLFTVRETILRDQEIVCRENERLLKKLEDVNKSNPNGNEDIEPSQEVQSKKE, from the exons ATGGTTCGCCGGGCCTCAAGTGTTCCTCATCTGAATAGTAGTGGCGGCAGCAGTGCGGACAGCGCCGGTACGTCGGGCAGTCGCCGTGGTCGGGCCCCAGTGGCCGGCTCCCGCGGCCGCAAGACGCCATCGACCACATCCACTGGCCAGAGTCAGCGGCAGAGTtccggcagcagcagcagtatgCCACGATCCCGCAGTCTGACCAACGGCATGCGGCGCCTTAGTCCGCAGAAGGGAACtagcagtggcagtggcggtGGCGCCGGAGGAGGAGGTAGCTCCCGGAATACGCCGTATTTCCTCCGTTCACGCGAGAATGA GATTGGGAGCGCTGACACGCTGGAAATCGTGGCCTCCAAGTCCACGGGTAGCGAGGAGTGCTCAACGCCGGAGGACAATATCAATGTGGTGGTACGAGTGCGTCCTTTGAACGACAAGGAGAAAAGAGATCGACATGGGTCCACGCTTCAGTTTCCCGGAAACGGCCAGGTTATT CTGGAAGGCAACGATATGGGCCAGAAAAGGTCACATAATCGAGATAGTGTGCGGGTTTTCACCTACAACGTGGTCTTTGAGCCGGGCGCCACGCAGGAGGACATTCTGGACTACTCGGGCATAAAGCGCATCATTGAAATGGGCATCGAAGGATTCAGTTGCACCGCTTTTTGTTACGGCCAAACAGGATCCGGCAAAACGCACACCCTTACCGGACCTCCGGATTTG TTCGTTGGCAAGCCGAATCCCAAGGATCCGCGACATGGCCTCATCTTCCGCTCGTTTTTGTATCTCTTCCAATTGATTAAGAATCGCAAGGACGTCAATTACGTGCTAAAAGCCTCCTTCATGGAAATCTACAATGAGCGG GTAATCGATTTGCTCAACCCGGGAAGTGCACGAAAACCGTTGGCGGTGCGCTGGTCCAAGAAATCTGGGGGTTTCTTTGTGGAGAACCTATTCACGGTGGACTGCGAAGAATTGGATGACCTTCTGGCCGTCCTGGAAGAAG GTATGAGAAATCGTGCTGTTGGCTCTCATGCCATGAACGACCACTCCTCGCGGTCTCACACAATATTGACCGTTCACATCCTGTCCGATCAGCAAACGGATGGTGGGGTGTTCCTTTCCAAGCACGGAAAAATCAACTTTGTGGACCTGGCTGGCAGTGAGTTAACCAAGAAGACGATGAGCGAAGGGAAAACCCTGGAAGAGGCCAATAACATTAACAAGAGTCTTATGGTCCTCGGCTACTGTATCTCCTCGTTGAGCGACTCCAAGAAAAGGACAGGTCACATACCGTACCGAGATAGCCAGCTCACCAAACTGTTGGCCGACAGTCTGGCGGGGAATGGTGTCACCTTGATGATCGCTTGCGTTTCCCCCGCCCACTATAATCATGCGGAAACTCTGAACACCTTGCGATATGCCTCGCGGGCGAAGAGGATACGCACCAAGCCAGTGATAAAGATGGATCCGAGGGAGGCGCTGATTCTCAGTCTAAAGCGTGACATTCATGCACTCCAAATGGAGAATGATCACCTCAAGGCGGCCCTGAATCTACATCATCAAGCAGCTCCGAATGGCGAACCGGCTGAGAATCTTCTGGAGCTTCAACTGGATAGAGTGAGCAGCGGTGGTGGAATACCAGTGCCCAAAGTTGATCTGCAGCGATTACCAGAGCTAGATGGCTCCGAGCTAGCCGAACTCGTTAAACTCTACATGGTGGAGAACGAATCCCTGAGGCAGGAGAATAATCATCTGTTCACCGTTCGCGAAACAATTCTAAGGGATCAGGAGATTGTCTGTCGTGAAAACGAGCGGCTGCTAAAGAAACTGGAGGATGTCAATAA GTCGAATCCGAACGGGAATGAGGACATTGAGCCAAGCCAGGAGGTGCAATCGAAAAAGGAGTGA